In a single window of the Serratia quinivorans genome:
- the lacE_2 gene encoding Lactose-binding protein precursor, translated as MMKKHTPHRLHSIGVIMAHFCLRTNHRITGAALAVLLALPVSASANTSITFANYLPNDYINKVIKDFEAAHPDIQVQSIKCGFADCHQKLTTALAVGQGAADIFSVSTIKLGSFANSGGLNNLSAPPFSIDSQGWQFDPSMISLAKGNDGNIYGVPYDTGPVVMIYRNDMVQKAGMKIEDITQSWDSFIAFGEKLKKEQGAYLLPAATSLINPLVVGMNSEPGKPVYTKDGKPNLDSPQIKQLMTVIKTLYDKGLAASLDGSTNSQEYIKLYRQGKLFADIDGPWDEGRIEQELDPDGAKAGLWRVTGVPGNIKVNAGGTTLVIPKQSKNAQAAWQFIQYFMQRDVVIDAAKTAGTLPARLDVYNAPYFDTPSSILGGQHSMRYYASLVPDLKPVASSPEDNIANEILNEAAKKILVQHQDIDSTLRDANKLLERRMRAL; from the coding sequence ATGATGAAAAAACACACACCACATCGACTGCACAGCATCGGGGTTATCATGGCTCATTTCTGCTTGCGTACTAACCATAGGATCACCGGGGCCGCACTGGCCGTGCTGTTGGCCCTGCCCGTTTCCGCCAGCGCCAACACCAGCATTACCTTCGCCAACTATTTGCCGAATGATTACATCAACAAGGTGATTAAAGACTTTGAGGCGGCACATCCGGACATCCAGGTGCAGTCGATCAAATGCGGCTTCGCCGACTGCCATCAAAAGCTGACGACCGCGCTGGCCGTCGGCCAGGGTGCCGCCGATATTTTCAGCGTCAGCACCATCAAGCTGGGCAGTTTTGCCAACTCCGGTGGCCTGAACAACCTGAGCGCCCCACCGTTCAGCATCGATAGCCAGGGCTGGCAGTTTGATCCTTCGATGATCAGCCTGGCGAAGGGCAACGACGGCAATATCTACGGTGTGCCCTACGACACCGGGCCGGTGGTCATGATCTACCGTAACGACATGGTGCAGAAGGCGGGGATGAAGATTGAAGACATCACCCAAAGCTGGGACAGCTTTATCGCCTTCGGGGAAAAGCTGAAAAAAGAGCAAGGCGCCTACCTGCTCCCGGCCGCCACCAGTTTGATCAACCCGCTGGTGGTGGGTATGAACAGTGAACCGGGCAAGCCGGTATACACCAAAGACGGCAAACCCAATCTTGATTCGCCGCAGATCAAACAGCTGATGACGGTGATTAAAACGCTGTATGACAAAGGGCTGGCGGCCTCGCTCGACGGCTCAACCAACTCGCAGGAATACATCAAGCTCTACCGCCAGGGGAAACTGTTCGCCGATATCGACGGCCCGTGGGACGAAGGTCGTATTGAACAGGAATTGGATCCGGACGGCGCCAAGGCCGGCCTGTGGCGCGTAACCGGCGTGCCGGGCAATATCAAGGTCAATGCCGGCGGCACCACGCTGGTGATCCCGAAACAGAGCAAAAACGCCCAGGCGGCCTGGCAGTTCATTCAGTACTTTATGCAGCGTGACGTAGTGATCGATGCGGCGAAAACCGCCGGAACCCTGCCTGCCCGTCTCGACGTGTATAACGCGCCCTACTTTGACACACCGAGCAGCATTCTCGGCGGTCAGCATTCGATGCGCTACTACGCCAGCCTGGTGCCGGATCTGAAACCGGTCGCCTCATCGCCGGAAGACAATATCGCCAACGAGATCCTTAACGAAGCGGCGAAGAAAATTCTGGTGCAGCATCAGGACATCGACAGCACCCTGCGCGATGCCAACAAGCTGCTCGAGCGGCGGATGCGCGCACTATAA
- the ycjP_2 gene encoding Inner membrane ABC transporter permease protein ycjP, with product MNANGRRFDTGKLVIYLLVSLFASLSLFPFYWSALLATQDTRSIMGMSLRFGSHLLENYQGLEQQVPFTHALLNTLYVTAMATLTSVLVSAAAGYAFSVYQFKGKKVLFTTLMLTMMVPSVVNLVPYFFVIKSVGLLDQFAAVWLPAGVNIFGIFLVRQYVSSSLPSEILDSARMDGLNELQIFLRIGLPLMRPALLTVAIVVVVDTWNNFMLPLVALQSPDKQILQLVLRSLSGATATPWNLVMTGSFLAIVPLLIAFIFSSKQMMESLTRGAVKG from the coding sequence ATGAACGCTAACGGCCGCCGTTTTGACACCGGCAAACTGGTGATTTACCTGCTGGTCTCACTGTTTGCTTCGCTGTCATTATTCCCGTTCTATTGGTCGGCTTTGCTGGCGACGCAGGACACCCGCAGCATCATGGGCATGTCGCTGCGCTTTGGCAGCCACCTGCTGGAAAACTACCAAGGGCTGGAACAGCAAGTTCCCTTCACCCATGCGCTGCTCAATACCCTGTATGTCACCGCCATGGCGACGCTGACCAGCGTGCTGGTTTCCGCCGCTGCGGGCTACGCCTTCAGCGTTTATCAGTTCAAAGGCAAAAAGGTCCTGTTCACTACCCTGATGCTGACCATGATGGTGCCCAGCGTGGTCAATCTGGTGCCCTATTTCTTCGTGATCAAAAGCGTCGGCCTGCTGGATCAGTTCGCCGCCGTCTGGCTACCCGCCGGGGTCAACATCTTCGGCATTTTCCTGGTACGGCAGTACGTCAGTTCCTCACTGCCCAGCGAAATTCTCGACAGTGCGCGCATGGATGGCCTGAACGAACTGCAAATCTTCCTGCGTATCGGCCTGCCGCTAATGCGTCCGGCGCTGCTGACGGTGGCGATCGTGGTGGTGGTCGATACCTGGAACAACTTTATGCTGCCGCTGGTGGCGTTGCAGTCGCCGGACAAACAAATTCTCCAGTTGGTGCTGCGCAGCCTGAGCGGCGCCACTGCCACGCCGTGGAACCTGGTGATGACCGGCAGTTTCCTGGCGATCGTGCCGCTGTTGATCGCCTTTATCTTCTCGTCCAAACAAATGATGGAAAGCCTCACCCGTGGGGCGGTCAAAGGATAA
- the astB gene encoding N-succinylarginine dihydrolase encodes MSGYEVNFDGLVGLTHHYAGLSFGNEASTQHQNSVSNPKLAAKQGLLKMKALADLGFQQGVLPPQERPHVPMLRKLGFSGSDETVLAQAMQQSPRLLSALSSASCMWTANAATVSPSADSADGKVHFTAANLNNKFHRAIEAETTSGVLRAMFNDPRHFAHHEALPQVALFGDEGAANHNRLGGDYAKRSVQMFVYGRQEFGGEIAPTRYPARQTREAGEAIARLHQLDEQHTVFVQQNPEVIDQGVFHNDVIAVSNQNVLFHHQQAFYRQQQALDEVRRKMATLESELVAIEVPTTRVSVADAVATYLFNSQILTKPNGKMMIVVPEESRQHSGVWSYLSEMAASGGPIDEIKVFDLRESMRNGGGPACLRLRVALNEQELRAVNPRVMMNDSLFVTLNEWVDRYYRDRLTQNDLADPQLLREGREALDSLTTILGLGSVYPFQQ; translated from the coding sequence ATGTCAGGATATGAAGTCAATTTCGATGGTCTGGTGGGCCTGACGCATCACTACGCCGGATTGTCATTTGGTAATGAGGCTTCGACCCAGCACCAAAATAGCGTGTCGAACCCGAAACTGGCGGCCAAGCAAGGCTTGCTGAAGATGAAGGCGTTGGCCGATCTCGGTTTCCAGCAGGGGGTTTTACCGCCGCAGGAACGCCCGCATGTGCCGATGTTACGTAAACTGGGCTTCAGCGGCAGCGATGAAACCGTGTTGGCGCAGGCGATGCAGCAATCCCCGCGCCTGCTGTCCGCGCTCAGTTCGGCTTCCTGCATGTGGACCGCCAATGCGGCCACGGTATCGCCTTCCGCAGACAGTGCTGATGGCAAGGTGCATTTTACTGCCGCCAATCTTAACAATAAATTCCATCGTGCGATTGAGGCTGAAACCACCTCTGGCGTACTGCGAGCGATGTTTAACGATCCCCGCCATTTCGCCCATCATGAGGCTTTGCCGCAGGTGGCGCTGTTTGGTGACGAAGGTGCGGCTAACCACAACCGCCTGGGCGGCGACTACGCAAAACGCAGCGTGCAGATGTTTGTTTACGGCCGTCAGGAGTTTGGTGGCGAAATTGCCCCAACGCGTTATCCGGCGCGCCAGACGCGTGAAGCCGGGGAGGCCATTGCCCGTCTGCACCAGTTGGATGAGCAGCACACGGTGTTTGTGCAGCAGAATCCGGAGGTGATCGATCAGGGCGTGTTCCATAACGACGTAATTGCCGTCAGCAACCAGAACGTGCTGTTCCATCATCAGCAGGCTTTTTATCGGCAGCAACAGGCGCTGGATGAAGTGCGCCGCAAGATGGCGACGCTGGAAAGCGAACTGGTGGCGATTGAGGTGCCGACGACGCGGGTTTCCGTGGCGGATGCGGTGGCAACCTACCTGTTTAACAGCCAGATCCTGACCAAGCCAAACGGCAAGATGATGATCGTGGTACCCGAAGAGTCGCGCCAGCACAGCGGCGTCTGGAGCTATCTGAGCGAGATGGCGGCCAGCGGCGGGCCTATTGATGAAATCAAGGTATTCGATCTGCGTGAGAGCATGCGCAACGGTGGCGGGCCTGCCTGTTTGCGGCTGCGTGTGGCACTGAATGAGCAGGAGCTGCGGGCGGTGAATCCGCGCGTGATGATGAACGATAGCCTGTTCGTCACGCTCAATGAATGGGTCGATCGCTATTACCGCGATCGCCTGACGCAAAATGACCTGGCCGACCCGCAATTGTTGCGTGAAGGGCGTGAAGCGCTGGACTCCCTGACAACTATCCTCGGGTTGGGTTCGGTTTATCCTTTCCAACAATAG
- the astE gene encoding Succinylglutamate desuccinylase, whose protein sequence is MFDLLALTLAGQVPAEQQGENANLHWRWLTEGLLEMTPKPGYRQAVVLSAGIHGNETAPIELLNQLVKDLLNGDRPLAVRLLVVLGNPAAMRAGKRYLHSDMNRMFGGRYRDFDHSGETARAQQLEQVIAEFFADEGAARFHYDLHTAIRDSRLPRFGILPFQTRPYSAEMLALLDAADLDALVIHSAPGGTFSHFTSEHAGAASCTLELGKARPFGANDLQQFAAINRALQAAVSGETLPLRSGSELRIFRVERSLIKRSEEFRLHLSDDTANFTELKQGTLLCEQPGEEYRVQHVSEWILFPNPGVALGLRAGMVLVEAPRSTLY, encoded by the coding sequence ATGTTTGATTTGTTGGCCCTGACGCTGGCGGGGCAGGTTCCCGCTGAGCAACAGGGCGAAAATGCGAATTTGCACTGGCGTTGGCTGACGGAAGGCCTGCTGGAAATGACCCCGAAGCCAGGTTACCGTCAGGCGGTGGTACTTTCTGCGGGTATCCACGGCAATGAAACCGCCCCCATTGAGCTGTTGAATCAGTTGGTCAAAGACCTGCTCAACGGCGATCGTCCCCTGGCGGTTCGGCTGCTGGTGGTGCTGGGTAATCCGGCGGCGATGCGTGCCGGAAAGCGTTATCTGCACAGTGACATGAACCGGATGTTTGGCGGACGCTACCGCGATTTTGACCACAGCGGTGAAACCGCGCGGGCGCAGCAGCTGGAGCAGGTTATCGCGGAGTTTTTCGCCGATGAGGGCGCTGCACGTTTCCATTATGATCTGCATACGGCAATCCGTGATTCGCGCCTGCCGCGCTTTGGTATTCTGCCTTTCCAGACGCGACCTTACAGTGCAGAGATGCTGGCCTTGCTGGACGCAGCCGATTTGGATGCATTGGTGATCCACAGCGCACCGGGCGGTACCTTCAGCCATTTCACCAGCGAACATGCCGGCGCCGCCAGCTGCACGCTGGAGCTGGGTAAGGCGCGACCGTTCGGCGCGAACGATCTGCAGCAGTTTGCCGCCATTAACCGTGCACTGCAGGCGGCGGTGAGCGGGGAGACTTTGCCGTTGCGGTCAGGAAGTGAACTGCGAATATTCCGCGTTGAACGTTCGCTGATTAAGCGTAGTGAAGAGTTCAGGTTGCATCTCAGTGATGATACCGCCAACTTTACCGAGCTGAAGCAGGGAACGCTGCTGTGTGAGCAGCCTGGCGAAGAGTACCGGGTTCAGCATGTCAGCGAATGGATATTGTTCCCTAACCCAGGGGTAGCGCTTGGGTTGCGTGCCGGCATGGTGCTGGTTGAAGCGCCGCGCAGCACGCTATATTGA
- the astD gene encoding N-succinylglutamate 5-semialdehyde dehydrogenase, whose product MSHPALFINGAWQQGRGAEFSKTDPVDNQPLWQANAADGSDVAAACEAARAAFPAWARTPFEQREQLVKRFAALLEEHKSHLAATISRETSKPRWETLTEVQAMIGKVAISLQAYQARTGVSQTAMADGASVLRHRPHGVLAVFGPYNFPGHLPNGHIVPALLAGNTVVFKPSELTPQTAEETLKLWQQAGLPDGVINMVQGGRETGEALAASTDIDGLLFTGSAGTGYHLHRQLAGQPEKILALEMGGNNALIVDQIEDCDAAVNLAIQSAFISAGQRCTCSRRILVKRGSEGDAFIERLVQVASALRIGRWDAEPQPFMGGVISSAAAEKMLAAQHHLLSLGGKALLTMQRLESGSALLSPGIIDVTGVRDVPDEEYFGPLTTIIRYNDFDEAVRIANQTRYGLSVGLVSPQRERFDHLLLEARAGIVNWNKPLTGASSAAPFGGVGASGNHRPSAYYAADYCAWPMASLESESLTLPASLSPGLSFN is encoded by the coding sequence ATGTCACATCCTGCACTGTTTATTAATGGCGCCTGGCAGCAGGGCCGTGGTGCTGAATTCAGCAAAACCGATCCGGTCGACAATCAGCCGCTGTGGCAGGCTAACGCCGCCGACGGCAGCGATGTGGCCGCCGCTTGTGAAGCCGCTCGTGCCGCATTCCCGGCCTGGGCGCGCACGCCGTTTGAACAACGCGAACAGTTGGTAAAACGTTTTGCTGCGCTGTTGGAAGAGCACAAGTCGCATTTGGCGGCCACCATCAGCCGTGAAACCAGCAAACCCCGTTGGGAAACGCTGACCGAAGTCCAGGCGATGATCGGCAAAGTGGCGATTTCCCTGCAGGCTTATCAGGCGCGTACCGGCGTTAGCCAGACCGCGATGGCGGACGGGGCTTCGGTGCTGCGCCACCGGCCACACGGCGTGCTGGCGGTGTTTGGGCCTTACAACTTCCCCGGCCATTTACCCAATGGGCACATCGTACCTGCCTTGCTGGCGGGTAACACGGTGGTGTTCAAGCCGAGTGAGCTGACCCCGCAGACCGCCGAGGAAACCCTGAAACTATGGCAGCAGGCCGGCTTGCCTGACGGGGTGATTAATATGGTGCAGGGCGGACGTGAAACCGGCGAGGCGCTGGCCGCCAGCACCGATATCGACGGTCTGCTGTTTACCGGCAGCGCCGGCACCGGTTATCACCTGCATCGTCAGTTGGCGGGGCAGCCTGAGAAAATTCTGGCCTTGGAAATGGGCGGCAACAACGCGCTGATTGTTGACCAGATTGAAGACTGCGATGCGGCGGTCAACCTGGCGATCCAGTCGGCGTTTATTTCCGCCGGGCAGCGCTGCACCTGTTCGCGCCGTATTCTGGTGAAACGCGGCAGCGAGGGCGATGCCTTTATCGAGCGTTTGGTGCAGGTAGCCAGTGCGTTGCGTATTGGGCGTTGGGACGCTGAACCCCAGCCGTTTATGGGCGGGGTGATCTCTTCCGCGGCGGCAGAAAAAATGCTGGCGGCACAACATCACCTGCTGTCGCTGGGTGGCAAAGCCTTGCTGACCATGCAGCGCCTGGAAAGTGGCAGCGCGTTGCTCAGCCCCGGCATTATTGACGTGACCGGCGTGCGTGACGTGCCGGACGAAGAGTACTTTGGCCCACTGACGACCATCATTCGCTATAACGACTTTGATGAAGCCGTGCGTATCGCCAACCAGACGCGCTATGGCCTGTCGGTCGGTCTGGTATCGCCGCAGCGTGAGCGCTTTGACCACCTGTTGCTGGAAGCGCGCGCCGGTATCGTCAACTGGAACAAGCCGTTGACCGGGGCTTCCAGTGCGGCACCGTTCGGCGGTGTGGGGGCCTCCGGCAACCATCGCCCAAGTGCCTACTACGCGGCGGATTATTGCGCCTGGCCAATGGCGTCGCTGGAAAGCGAAAGTTTGACGTTGCCGGCCAGCCTGTCACCAGGACTGTCATTTAATTAA
- the ugpA_2 gene encoding sn-glycerol-3-phosphate transport system permease protein ugpA has translation MFVFRRFGESMRKRFFKGLLHDHRTAYLLLLPFMLLFAVFNAFPIFFSAFLSFQSWNPVKGLSSMKFVGLDNFYYAFTDDAFWVSLVNTIKITLVSGLCQHLFAITLAYSLLHIIVRGRRFLKAAIFLPYITSSVAVSLIVFNLFSPVGMVNELLSGLATKLHLATLAAALPINFFDSDWIRFTIANQVTWKFTGINTVIYMTGLASISPDLYEAIELDGAGRWQKFRYIALPLLAPFIFFATLMTLIGNMQLFNEPMILTQGTGGVDNSGLTVSMYVYKTGWSYLDMGTASAISWILFLLIAVVSALVFWGFGKRGGLNNER, from the coding sequence ATGTTCGTTTTCCGTCGGTTCGGGGAGTCTATGCGTAAGCGATTTTTCAAAGGGCTGCTGCACGATCACCGCACCGCCTACCTGCTGCTGCTGCCGTTTATGCTGCTGTTCGCGGTGTTCAACGCCTTCCCGATCTTCTTCTCGGCGTTTTTGTCATTTCAGTCGTGGAACCCGGTAAAGGGCCTGAGTTCGATGAAGTTTGTCGGACTGGATAACTTTTACTATGCCTTCACCGACGATGCCTTCTGGGTGTCGCTGGTCAACACCATCAAAATTACGCTGGTGTCCGGCCTGTGCCAGCACCTGTTCGCCATCACCCTGGCCTACTCATTGCTGCACATCATCGTGCGCGGCAGACGCTTTTTGAAGGCGGCGATCTTCCTGCCCTACATCACCTCGTCCGTCGCCGTCAGCCTGATTGTGTTTAACCTGTTCTCCCCGGTCGGCATGGTTAACGAACTGCTCAGCGGGCTAGCCACCAAACTGCACCTCGCAACCTTGGCAGCGGCGTTGCCCATCAACTTCTTTGACAGTGACTGGATCCGCTTCACCATCGCCAATCAGGTGACCTGGAAGTTTACCGGCATCAATACGGTGATCTACATGACCGGTCTGGCGTCGATCTCACCGGACCTGTATGAAGCGATCGAACTGGACGGCGCCGGCCGCTGGCAAAAATTTCGTTATATCGCCCTGCCGCTGTTGGCGCCCTTTATCTTCTTCGCCACCTTGATGACGCTGATCGGCAATATGCAATTGTTCAATGAACCGATGATCCTCACGCAAGGCACCGGCGGCGTCGACAACAGCGGCCTGACGGTATCGATGTACGTGTACAAAACCGGTTGGTCCTATCTGGACATGGGTACCGCTTCGGCGATCTCCTGGATCCTGTTCCTGTTGATTGCCGTGGTCAGCGCCCTGGTGTTCTGGGGCTTTGGCAAGCGTGGAGGATTGAACAATGAACGCTAA
- a CDS encoding Protein of uncharacterised function (DUF1482), protein MYALVMFVCYLDGGCADIVVDVLRDERQCLISMKEQNLRHAGCFPFEDFIDGFWLPANEYAPM, encoded by the coding sequence ATGTACGCCTTGGTGATGTTTGTCTGTTATCTGGATGGTGGCTGCGCCGATATCGTGGTTGACGTACTGCGCGATGAACGCCAGTGCCTGATCAGCATGAAAGAACAGAACCTGCGCCATGCCGGTTGTTTTCCGTTTGAAGATTTTATCGATGGTTTCTGGTTACCTGCCAACGAATATGCCCCGATGTAA
- the astC gene encoding Succinylornithine transaminase, translating into MEQPIAVTRQSFDDWMVPVYAPADFILVRGEGSQVWDQQGKSYIDFAGGIAVNALGHAHPVVTAALVEQAGKLWHLGNGYTNEPVLRLAKQLIDATFADKVFFCNSGAEANEAALKLARKRALDQGNSSKNQIVAFNNAFHGRTLFTVSAGGQPKYSKDFAPLPGGITHTPFNDLAAAAEVINDHTCAVIVEPIQGEGGVLPADPAFLQGLRELCDRHDAVLIFDEVQTGMGRTGELYAYTQYGVVPDVLTTAKALGCGFPIGAMLTTDELAKTLGVGTHGTTYGGNPLATAVAGAVFSIINTPEVLDGVKQRHQWFLDGLNKINQQYPIFSEIRGGGLLIGCQLTQDYAGKAKQITQLANEEGVIALIAGPDVVRFTPSLIIPEQDVKEGLARFARAVARICS; encoded by the coding sequence ATGGAACAGCCAATCGCAGTTACCCGCCAGTCTTTCGACGACTGGATGGTCCCGGTTTACGCCCCCGCTGATTTTATTCTGGTACGGGGAGAAGGTTCGCAGGTCTGGGATCAACAGGGTAAGTCTTACATCGATTTTGCCGGTGGTATCGCGGTCAACGCGTTGGGCCATGCTCACCCGGTGGTGACGGCAGCATTGGTGGAGCAGGCGGGCAAACTGTGGCATCTGGGCAACGGCTACACCAATGAGCCGGTACTGCGTTTGGCCAAACAGCTGATTGACGCCACCTTTGCCGACAAGGTGTTTTTCTGTAACTCCGGGGCGGAAGCCAACGAAGCGGCACTGAAGCTGGCACGTAAACGTGCGCTGGACCAGGGCAACAGCAGCAAGAATCAGATTGTGGCATTTAACAACGCCTTCCACGGCCGCACGCTGTTTACCGTCTCTGCCGGCGGCCAGCCGAAGTACTCCAAAGATTTCGCCCCGCTGCCGGGCGGTATCACCCACACGCCGTTTAACGATCTGGCGGCCGCCGCCGAAGTGATCAACGACCACACCTGCGCAGTGATCGTCGAGCCGATTCAGGGCGAAGGCGGCGTGCTGCCGGCCGATCCGGCCTTCTTGCAGGGGCTGCGTGAGCTGTGCGACCGTCACGACGCGGTGCTGATTTTCGATGAAGTGCAAACCGGCATGGGCCGTACCGGCGAGCTGTACGCCTATACGCAATACGGCGTGGTGCCTGACGTGCTGACTACCGCGAAAGCGCTGGGTTGCGGCTTCCCAATCGGCGCCATGCTGACCACTGACGAACTGGCTAAAACCCTGGGCGTGGGTACCCACGGCACCACCTACGGCGGCAACCCGCTGGCGACGGCGGTAGCGGGGGCGGTGTTCTCAATCATCAACACGCCGGAAGTGCTGGATGGGGTTAAACAACGTCACCAGTGGTTCCTCGACGGCCTGAACAAGATTAACCAGCAATACCCGATTTTCTCTGAAATCCGCGGTGGTGGCCTGTTGATTGGCTGTCAGTTGACCCAGGATTATGCCGGTAAAGCGAAACAGATCACCCAACTGGCCAACGAAGAGGGCGTGATTGCCCTGATCGCCGGCCCGGATGTGGTGCGTTTCACTCCTTCGCTGATCATTCCTGAGCAGGATGTGAAAGAGGGGCTGGCGCGATTCGCGCGAGCCGTGGCGCGGATTTGCAGCTAA
- the phoE_2 gene encoding Outer membrane pore protein E precursor: protein MMKRSVLALAIALGAITSFANAAEIYNKDGNKLDLYGRVAAKHVFSDDKSEDGDKTYVRLGFKGETQINDQLTGYGQWEYNVQANHDEGQGTAGTKTRLGFAGLKFADYGSFDYGRNYGVVYDAEAYTDMLPEFGGDSYSYTDNYMTARSNGLATYRNRDFFGLVEGLNLALQYQGKNDGDGRAVSKQNGDGYGMSLDYQDIGGSGIGVAAAFSDSNRTSKQKESDYGKGDSATAWTTAIKYDANQVYLAAMYADTRNMTPISGNGISGFANKTQNFEVVAQYQFENGLRPSLAYVQSKGKDIEGIGDVDLVKYVEVGATYYFNKNMYTYVDYKINQLNDDNKLKLSTDDIVAVNLTYRF, encoded by the coding sequence ATGATGAAACGCAGTGTATTAGCCTTAGCTATTGCCCTCGGGGCAATCACCTCCTTTGCCAACGCGGCTGAAATTTATAATAAAGATGGCAATAAACTCGACCTCTATGGTCGTGTAGCGGCCAAACATGTTTTCAGCGATGATAAATCCGAAGACGGCGACAAAACTTATGTCCGTTTGGGTTTTAAAGGCGAAACGCAAATCAATGATCAACTGACCGGGTACGGCCAGTGGGAATACAACGTCCAGGCCAACCACGACGAAGGGCAGGGTACCGCGGGCACCAAAACCCGTCTGGGCTTTGCCGGTCTGAAATTTGCTGACTACGGTTCATTCGATTACGGTCGTAACTACGGCGTAGTGTACGACGCAGAAGCTTACACCGACATGCTGCCGGAATTCGGCGGTGACTCCTACAGCTACACCGATAACTACATGACCGCACGTTCCAACGGTCTGGCAACCTACCGTAACCGCGATTTCTTCGGTCTGGTGGAAGGCCTGAACCTGGCGTTGCAGTACCAGGGTAAAAACGACGGTGACGGTCGTGCCGTGAGCAAGCAAAACGGCGACGGTTACGGCATGTCCCTGGATTATCAGGACATCGGCGGCTCCGGCATCGGTGTAGCGGCGGCATTCTCTGACTCCAACCGTACCAGCAAGCAGAAAGAATCCGACTACGGTAAAGGCGACAGCGCAACAGCCTGGACCACGGCAATTAAGTATGACGCCAACCAGGTTTACCTGGCCGCCATGTACGCCGATACGCGTAACATGACGCCAATCAGCGGCAACGGCATTTCCGGCTTCGCCAACAAAACGCAGAACTTCGAAGTTGTGGCTCAGTACCAGTTTGAAAACGGTCTGCGTCCATCTCTGGCCTACGTGCAGTCCAAAGGCAAGGATATCGAAGGGATTGGCGACGTCGATCTGGTGAAATACGTGGAAGTGGGTGCGACTTACTACTTCAACAAAAACATGTACACCTATGTTGACTATAAAATCAACCAGTTGAACGACGATAACAAGCTGAAACTGAGCACCGACGATATCGTGGCAGTGAACCTGACCTATCGTTTCTAA
- the aruG gene encoding Arginine N-succinyltransferase subunit beta, translating into MMIIRPIERRDLADLLTLAGKSGIGLTSLPQDEDTLLARIERALKTWQGELPRGEQCYLFVLEDTERQQAVGVCAIEVAVGLTEPWYSFRVGTQVHASKQLNVYKSVPTLFLSNDHTGHSELCTLFLDPDYRHGENGKLLSKVRFLFIAAFRERFSERLIAEMRGFSDEEGRSPFWESVGNHFFSIEFAKADYLSGTGQKAFIAELMPKHPLYVDFLAEDAQKVIGEVHPQTVPARRVLESEGLRYQGYVDIFDGGPTLEAEIDHIRAVKQSRLVKVVLDETPMRADAPVHLVANDHYQNYRALLVNADLYDDRLHLNAATAAALGVEQGSPVRVIPLIAQEKA; encoded by the coding sequence ATGATGATTATTCGCCCTATAGAGCGTCGTGATTTGGCTGATTTACTGACGCTCGCCGGTAAGTCCGGCATCGGTCTCACTTCCCTGCCGCAAGACGAAGATACCTTGCTGGCACGCATTGAGCGGGCGTTAAAAACCTGGCAAGGCGAACTTCCGCGTGGTGAGCAGTGTTATCTGTTTGTGCTGGAAGACACGGAGCGCCAACAGGCGGTCGGGGTTTGCGCCATTGAAGTGGCCGTGGGCCTGACCGAACCCTGGTATAGCTTCCGCGTTGGCACCCAGGTGCATGCCTCCAAGCAGTTGAATGTGTATAAATCGGTGCCGACGCTGTTCCTCAGCAACGATCACACCGGCCATTCCGAACTGTGCACGCTGTTCCTCGATCCGGACTACCGTCACGGCGAAAACGGTAAGCTGCTGTCGAAGGTGCGTTTTCTGTTTATTGCCGCTTTCCGTGAGCGTTTCTCTGAGCGTCTGATTGCCGAAATGCGTGGCTTCTCCGATGAAGAGGGTCGTTCCCCATTCTGGGAGAGCGTTGGCAATCATTTCTTTTCCATCGAGTTCGCCAAGGCGGACTACCTGAGCGGCACCGGTCAGAAGGCGTTTATTGCCGAACTGATGCCAAAGCACCCGCTGTATGTCGATTTCCTGGCCGAAGACGCGCAAAAAGTGATTGGCGAAGTGCATCCGCAGACGGTACCGGCGCGCCGCGTACTGGAGTCGGAAGGCCTGCGTTATCAGGGCTATGTCGATATCTTCGACGGTGGCCCGACGCTGGAAGCGGAAATCGATCATATCCGTGCGGTCAAGCAGAGCCGCCTGGTGAAAGTGGTGCTGGATGAAACGCCGATGCGCGCCGATGCGCCGGTTCATCTGGTGGCTAACGATCATTATCAAAATTACCGCGCACTGCTGGTCAATGCCGATCTGTATGACGACCGTCTGCACCTCAATGCGGCCACCGCTGCGGCGCTGGGCGTTGAGCAAGGCAGCCCGGTGCGGGTTATCCCCCTTATTGCACAGGAGAAAGCGTAA